One Phycisphaeraceae bacterium genomic window carries:
- a CDS encoding polysaccharide biosynthesis/export family protein — translation MLGCEADAFMDPSVVGRWENTPTIVPILDRIEVIERDEGSFIEVSQITPDDLVPVIEDFQVRSGDAVQIEIFDFIVSGTPYVFQRQIDAAGTIDIPQLGRIVVQGLTIEQLAERIGQEIVDRQIANEAPLIAVTPLTQREPTFGIFGAVGGVGRYRIPEPNYRLLEAITEAGGIPPSIQYVRIIRQVPLDDQIRQGIPGARGPGMQAPGGTRPGAPEPDGTDLRDLIDELTRPQGGSPSPAAMSLAQDATNQPARVAPPPIDLPDTTVPQQGRPADDLGDSNWMFLDGRWVKVQRSAPGAPPIPADAGGADQPSGPLVTQRIIEIPTRPLLQGVAEYNIVIRPGDVISVPAPDQGFFYISGPGSLRGGSFVLPSVGRMTLKQAIASSGGLGPIAIPERVDLIRRIGRDREGTVRLNLRAIFEGTQPDLFLKPEDHVVIGTNWWATPIAVIRNGFRVSYGFGFLLDRNFGNDVFGAPPTNRQGF, via the coding sequence ATGCTGGGCTGTGAAGCGGACGCGTTCATGGACCCCAGCGTCGTCGGTCGCTGGGAGAACACGCCGACGATCGTGCCGATCCTCGATCGCATCGAGGTGATCGAGCGCGACGAGGGCTCGTTCATCGAGGTCTCGCAGATCACGCCCGACGACCTTGTCCCGGTGATCGAGGACTTCCAGGTCCGTTCGGGCGACGCGGTGCAGATCGAGATTTTCGACTTCATCGTCTCGGGCACGCCCTATGTGTTCCAGCGTCAGATCGACGCCGCCGGCACGATCGACATCCCCCAGCTCGGGCGCATCGTCGTGCAGGGCCTGACGATCGAGCAACTCGCCGAGCGCATCGGCCAGGAGATTGTCGATCGTCAGATCGCCAACGAGGCGCCCCTGATCGCGGTCACGCCGCTGACGCAGCGCGAGCCCACGTTCGGCATCTTCGGCGCCGTTGGCGGCGTCGGACGCTATCGGATCCCCGAGCCGAACTACCGACTCCTGGAAGCCATCACCGAAGCCGGCGGCATCCCGCCGAGCATCCAGTATGTGCGCATCATCCGGCAGGTCCCCCTCGACGATCAGATCCGTCAGGGCATCCCCGGCGCGCGCGGCCCGGGCATGCAGGCCCCGGGCGGGACCCGTCCCGGCGCTCCGGAGCCGGATGGGACGGACCTGCGCGATCTCATCGACGAGTTGACCCGTCCCCAGGGGGGCTCGCCCAGCCCGGCGGCGATGTCGTTGGCCCAGGACGCGACGAACCAGCCGGCGCGGGTCGCCCCGCCTCCGATCGACCTCCCGGACACGACCGTCCCTCAGCAGGGGCGTCCTGCCGATGATCTGGGCGACTCAAACTGGATGTTCCTGGACGGCCGCTGGGTCAAGGTCCAGCGTTCTGCGCCGGGCGCTCCCCCGATTCCGGCCGATGCCGGCGGCGCCGATCAGCCGTCCGGGCCGCTCGTGACGCAGCGCATCATCGAGATCCCGACTCGCCCCCTGCTTCAGGGAGTGGCTGAGTACAACATCGTGATCCGACCGGGCGACGTGATCAGCGTCCCTGCGCCGGATCAGGGCTTCTTCTATATCAGCGGTCCTGGCTCGCTCCGAGGCGGGTCGTTCGTGCTCCCCAGCGTTGGGCGCATGACGCTCAAGCAGGCCATCGCGTCGTCGGGTGGTCTCGGCCCCATCGCGATCCCCGAGCGTGTGGACCTGATCCGCCGCATCGGGCGCGATCGAGAGGGCACGGTGCGTCTGAACCTTCGCGCGATCTTCGAGGGCACGCAGCCCGATCTTTTCCTCAAGCCCGAGGACCACGTCGTGATCGGGACCAACTGGTGGGCCACCCCGATCGCGGTTATCCGGAACGGATTCCGCGTGAGCTACGGCTTCGGGTTCCTTCTGGACCGCAACTTCGGCAACGACGTGTTCGGCGCGCCGCCGACCAACCGTCAGGGCTTCTGA
- the xrt gene encoding exosortase, with protein sequence MSKPRVAAERSFWADPTTILAGVLFLAGLVAMFHFWFLRQHAFSMHRPADWSHAYLVPLISGYLIYKRRKELSEVPVAPFWPGLLAMLTGILLFAFFTLTRAPGVHMAQGLAIVITIIGGVLLVLGPRMLQGVFLPVMYLLFAITVSEAVMNAITWRLQNWAAVGSFIMLNIVGVQTDIAGNTLTIYTNAGAEIPLNVAEACSGMRMLIAFLALAAAVALVACPKWWQRIALMLLAGPVAVFTNILRVAFLGVATLVNPELSAGDAHTLIGTLWLIPAFALFMGVVWVLRNLVRDSRRTTTVKGVPA encoded by the coding sequence GTGTCCAAGCCGCGTGTCGCGGCCGAGAGGTCGTTCTGGGCCGATCCGACGACCATCCTCGCCGGGGTGCTCTTTCTGGCGGGCCTGGTGGCGATGTTCCATTTCTGGTTCCTGCGCCAGCACGCATTCAGCATGCACCGCCCGGCGGACTGGTCGCACGCCTACCTCGTGCCCCTGATCAGCGGGTACCTCATCTACAAACGGCGCAAGGAGCTCTCCGAGGTCCCGGTTGCGCCGTTCTGGCCCGGGCTGCTCGCGATGCTCACGGGCATCCTGCTTTTCGCCTTCTTCACGCTGACGCGCGCGCCCGGCGTGCACATGGCGCAGGGCCTCGCGATCGTGATCACGATCATCGGCGGCGTGTTGCTCGTGCTCGGGCCTCGCATGCTTCAGGGCGTGTTCCTGCCCGTCATGTACCTGCTCTTCGCCATCACGGTCTCCGAAGCAGTGATGAACGCGATCACCTGGCGCCTCCAGAACTGGGCGGCGGTGGGCTCGTTCATCATGCTCAACATCGTGGGCGTGCAGACCGACATCGCGGGCAACACGCTCACGATCTACACCAATGCCGGGGCCGAGATCCCGCTGAATGTCGCCGAGGCGTGCTCGGGCATGCGCATGCTGATCGCGTTCCTGGCGCTGGCGGCGGCGGTGGCGCTGGTTGCCTGCCCGAAGTGGTGGCAGCGGATCGCGCTCATGCTGCTGGCCGGCCCGGTGGCGGTGTTCACGAACATCCTGCGGGTCGCCTTCCTGGGCGTCGCGACGCTCGTCAATCCCGAACTCTCCGCCGGCGACGCGCACACGCTCATCGGCACGCTGTGGCTGATCCCGGCGTTCGCGCTCTTCATGGGCGTCGTCTGGGTGCTGCGCAATCTGGTGCGCGACAGCCGGCGCACCACCACCGTCAAGGGGGTCCCGGCGTGA
- a CDS encoding exosortase-associated EpsI family protein: protein MKRKLLRSPAFIAAFALLLVGAVGLQVAIARSQVVLRKLPIYPKDNLPLRTLPASVPGWERVGQDTVLSKEVLEELGTENYLSRIYLGELDGKPVYIELHTAYYTGMIDTVPHVPERCFVGGGMVQAGQTRIVSVPLDLDRLSRDPFADPERDGLIYTSVGQDFQSVRMPRKIESLKLRVTPFQDVRSGRKVHAGYFFLANGGWAVSANDVRSMAFDLRNDYAYYAKVQFTSWDMDSHEDLGRAAGAMLDELLPELMRRMPDWIEVMEGRYPPDNPRRPPAS from the coding sequence GTGAAGAGAAAGCTCCTCCGATCTCCCGCGTTCATCGCGGCGTTCGCCCTGCTCCTCGTTGGCGCCGTGGGCCTCCAGGTCGCCATCGCGCGAAGCCAGGTGGTGCTGCGCAAGCTCCCGATTTACCCCAAGGACAACCTCCCGCTCCGGACATTGCCCGCCAGCGTCCCCGGCTGGGAGCGTGTCGGGCAGGACACCGTCCTTTCGAAGGAAGTGCTCGAAGAGCTCGGGACCGAGAACTATCTCTCGCGCATCTACCTGGGCGAGCTCGACGGCAAGCCGGTCTACATCGAGCTCCACACGGCGTACTACACCGGCATGATCGACACGGTCCCTCACGTCCCCGAGCGCTGCTTCGTGGGCGGCGGCATGGTGCAGGCGGGCCAGACCCGCATCGTGTCTGTCCCGCTGGACCTCGACCGGCTCAGCCGCGACCCGTTCGCCGATCCCGAGCGTGACGGGCTGATCTACACCTCGGTCGGGCAGGACTTCCAGTCCGTGAGGATGCCTCGCAAGATCGAGTCGCTGAAATTGCGCGTCACCCCTTTCCAGGATGTCCGCTCGGGCCGGAAGGTCCACGCAGGGTACTTCTTCCTGGCGAACGGCGGGTGGGCGGTCTCCGCCAACGACGTCCGCTCGATGGCGTTCGACCTGCGCAATGATTACGCGTACTACGCCAAGGTTCAGTTCACCAGCTGGGATATGGACTCTCACGAAGATCTGGGTCGCGCCGCCGGCGCCATGCTCGATGAGCTGCTCCCCGAGCTCATGCGCCGTATGCCCGACTGGATCGAAGTGATGGAAGGCCGCTATCCCCCCGATAATCCCCGGAGACCCCCGGCCTCCTGA
- a CDS encoding tetratricopeptide repeat protein, whose translation MASKVNTKFIVILSAVLLVLAVGVGVLGALVVFKSADDHLKRGDRWSAEGNYTEAAKSYAKAVNKEPFNVAYLRKWVEAVAKSTPESDTDYRTMYQRDYLGGLRQIATVLDTDPQAQRDFVDIYYRQMRLAGAGAEGWGTFIENLSPRYEQLDMTLPEAQSLLRYRGLASMYRFRTLDAVDQRERTRAREDLDRAFRADPTDLETALGRVELISGDAMLLTRSGRPQEGAVRWREAMEAIADVKRRFPNSPQPVLREAIMLAELGAQRGVDASAQRELIQNLEASLASTAAIATANPSGAMDDTFLAQFSRATTILGTREAYQRWLDLVDRLLSEGGFIAPLLMEKGRTLASMGRHEEAIGVFGQVVETPNMPISIEGLILRELRLGAIRSQAESALSLWAQASGADKEPAMERVKRFRDQLASRVAADSAAMLRVNAQIAFAERRLDDAVDALSQLRRLTGGSDPEILNMLGRALEAQDKIGAAAQQYRRLYEMEPTNVQALFKLLNLELRAGNKAEAQELILAAEKLVPGNEVIDRAKQMISVLEGAGLATDDPVMNVLNASLRMRTGANADLDKAAEYIQAGIAQFPNDPRLYLEQITIETQAGRKDNALAMAREALKRFPEGGQFRQVEALLMFDDPVQARLQMVESLELPPIDRALARAGVFMGLNREAELEQELAAARAIDPENPMLLEMMFVRSLTKRDFATAQQLTQRAATTDADGVRGQLYQARLELAQGKSEQAAATLDRITRESEFNIPAWRLLAQAQLESGRIDESMRSFDRALSIKPDDMPTINAYINALRSLKRDGEALTLARRASLLRNADGGVNTARLELEEQIGDARFAVDQRLRRRAGDPGDRANNLALARLFIREGMRDQAGQILREMRGAGNTPDLPLALVEARLVAATGSVRDAAELIEREIQRLPETQRGAGFVALSDFLFERQLPTEAIAALERARPTQGELMPVDRRLGDYFFSVGDFDRAVESYRRVIDSGADRDAVVAKRLVEAHMRTGKLDDAERLLTQIESASSTPDVQTMLLRAQIALDKQQPLEARRLLDRAIETDPRSALAFIKRAQLGFADDSQFAAVLRDLRQASQLQPDNLTVRRMLSQLFLRRGRVNEAIDELAQAVRTRPDNDMIRYEYIRILGEHGRPDQMLGAIQQAVTERGDQAPQWFTMAGDAMLSSGDSARAIQLFERAHAISPNPSTLARLVDANLASRPPRVQQAAQAVTGFSPSNPQEQVFAMLLRGRIEATAGNQRPALQYFAQAWQQTGESSGMTRLWFEQARRAFGENTRDMLAFIDQLPPQTAQGNTPAAIVQIAMLRADDPSQATSALESLAGLDSRTDDPSTLIELARIRGQIYYVSGDYPAAAEAYRSGLRFVPDDIELNNNLAYTIAKHLNQPQGALPYATKASELAPFNANVLDTLGLIYMQLGRNAQADATFARALDAATTDLERVPIHAHIAMVKQRLGDTAAASRNARLAVQLGESTPGASQLYREEIADARRIVSGGQ comes from the coding sequence ATGGCATCGAAGGTCAACACCAAGTTCATCGTGATCCTCTCCGCCGTGCTGCTCGTGCTCGCTGTGGGCGTGGGCGTGCTCGGCGCGCTGGTGGTCTTCAAGTCCGCGGACGACCACCTGAAGCGAGGCGATCGCTGGAGCGCCGAGGGCAACTACACCGAGGCCGCGAAGAGCTACGCGAAGGCGGTCAACAAAGAGCCCTTCAACGTCGCGTACCTGCGCAAGTGGGTCGAGGCGGTCGCGAAGTCGACGCCCGAGTCGGACACCGACTACCGCACGATGTACCAGCGCGACTACCTCGGCGGCCTGCGCCAGATCGCGACGGTGCTCGACACCGATCCCCAGGCGCAGCGCGATTTCGTGGACATCTACTACCGGCAGATGAGACTCGCCGGCGCCGGCGCCGAGGGCTGGGGCACGTTCATCGAGAATCTCTCCCCGCGCTACGAGCAGCTCGACATGACCCTGCCCGAGGCGCAGAGCCTGCTCCGCTACCGAGGCCTGGCGAGCATGTACCGCTTCCGGACGCTCGACGCGGTCGACCAGCGCGAGCGCACCCGCGCCCGCGAGGACCTCGATCGCGCGTTCCGCGCGGACCCCACCGACCTCGAAACCGCGCTGGGGCGGGTCGAGCTGATCTCGGGCGACGCGATGCTGCTGACCCGCTCCGGGCGTCCCCAGGAGGGCGCGGTGCGCTGGCGCGAAGCGATGGAAGCCATCGCCGACGTCAAGCGCCGTTTCCCCAATTCGCCCCAGCCGGTGCTGCGCGAGGCGATCATGCTCGCCGAGCTTGGCGCGCAGCGCGGCGTCGACGCCAGCGCGCAGCGCGAGCTGATTCAGAACCTCGAGGCCTCGCTCGCGTCGACCGCGGCGATCGCGACCGCCAACCCCTCCGGCGCGATGGACGACACGTTCCTCGCGCAGTTCAGCCGCGCGACGACGATCCTGGGCACGCGCGAGGCCTATCAGCGCTGGCTGGACCTGGTCGACCGGCTGCTCAGCGAGGGCGGGTTCATCGCGCCGCTGCTGATGGAGAAGGGGCGCACGCTCGCCTCGATGGGTCGCCACGAAGAGGCCATCGGCGTCTTCGGGCAGGTCGTCGAGACGCCCAACATGCCCATCAGCATCGAGGGGCTGATCCTGCGCGAGCTGCGCCTGGGCGCCATCCGCTCGCAGGCCGAGAGCGCGCTGTCGCTGTGGGCGCAGGCGTCCGGCGCCGACAAGGAGCCCGCGATGGAGCGCGTCAAGCGCTTCCGCGATCAGCTCGCGTCGCGCGTCGCTGCCGATAGCGCCGCGATGCTCCGCGTCAACGCGCAGATCGCCTTCGCCGAGCGCCGGCTCGACGACGCGGTCGACGCGCTCAGCCAGCTCCGTCGCCTGACGGGCGGCTCCGACCCGGAGATCCTGAACATGCTCGGTCGCGCCCTCGAGGCGCAGGACAAGATCGGCGCCGCCGCCCAGCAGTACCGGCGCCTCTACGAGATGGAGCCGACCAACGTGCAGGCGCTGTTCAAGCTGCTCAACCTCGAGCTGCGCGCCGGCAACAAGGCGGAGGCCCAGGAGCTGATCCTCGCGGCCGAGAAGCTCGTCCCGGGCAACGAGGTCATCGATCGCGCCAAGCAGATGATCAGCGTGCTCGAGGGCGCCGGGCTGGCGACCGACGACCCGGTCATGAACGTCCTGAACGCGTCGCTGCGCATGCGCACCGGCGCGAACGCCGATCTGGACAAGGCCGCCGAATACATCCAGGCCGGCATCGCGCAGTTCCCCAACGACCCGCGCCTGTACCTCGAGCAGATCACGATCGAGACGCAGGCCGGTCGCAAGGACAACGCGCTGGCCATGGCGCGCGAGGCACTCAAGCGATTCCCCGAGGGCGGGCAGTTCCGCCAGGTCGAGGCGCTCCTGATGTTCGACGACCCGGTGCAGGCGCGCCTGCAGATGGTCGAGTCGCTCGAGCTGCCCCCGATCGACCGCGCGCTCGCACGCGCCGGCGTGTTCATGGGGCTCAACCGCGAGGCCGAGCTCGAGCAGGAGCTCGCCGCCGCCCGCGCCATCGACCCCGAGAACCCGATGCTTCTCGAGATGATGTTCGTCAGGTCCTTGACGAAGCGCGACTTCGCGACCGCGCAGCAGCTCACGCAGCGCGCCGCGACCACCGACGCCGACGGCGTGCGCGGCCAGCTCTACCAGGCCCGCCTCGAGCTCGCTCAGGGCAAGTCCGAGCAGGCCGCCGCGACGCTCGACCGCATCACCCGTGAGTCGGAGTTCAATATCCCCGCCTGGCGCCTGCTGGCGCAGGCCCAGCTCGAGTCGGGGCGCATCGATGAGTCGATGCGTTCGTTCGATCGCGCCCTGTCGATCAAGCCCGACGACATGCCGACGATCAACGCCTACATCAACGCGCTCCGCTCGCTCAAGCGCGACGGAGAGGCCCTCACCCTCGCCCGGCGCGCCTCGCTGCTGCGCAACGCCGACGGCGGCGTGAACACCGCGCGGCTCGAACTCGAGGAGCAGATCGGCGACGCGCGCTTCGCGGTCGATCAGCGCCTGCGCCGACGCGCCGGCGATCCCGGCGATCGCGCCAACAACCTCGCCCTCGCGCGGCTCTTCATCCGCGAGGGCATGCGCGATCAGGCCGGGCAGATCCTCCGCGAGATGCGCGGCGCCGGGAACACCCCCGACCTCCCCCTCGCCCTCGTCGAGGCCCGCCTCGTCGCCGCCACCGGCAGCGTCCGAGACGCCGCCGAGCTGATCGAGCGCGAGATCCAGCGCCTGCCCGAGACGCAGCGCGGCGCCGGCTTCGTGGCGCTCTCCGACTTCCTCTTCGAGCGTCAGCTCCCCACCGAGGCCATCGCGGCGCTCGAGCGCGCCAGGCCCACGCAGGGCGAGCTCATGCCCGTCGACCGGCGTCTGGGCGATTACTTCTTCAGCGTCGGCGACTTCGACCGAGCCGTCGAGTCCTACCGCCGGGTCATCGACTCCGGCGCAGATCGCGACGCAGTCGTCGCGAAGCGTCTCGTCGAGGCGCACATGCGCACCGGCAAGCTGGACGACGCGGAGCGCCTGCTCACGCAGATCGAGTCCGCGTCGTCGACCCCCGATGTGCAGACCATGCTCCTGCGCGCCCAGATCGCGCTCGATAAGCAGCAGCCCCTCGAGGCGCGCCGCCTGCTCGACCGGGCGATCGAGACCGACCCGCGCAGCGCGCTCGCTTTCATCAAGCGTGCGCAACTCGGCTTCGCGGACGACAGCCAGTTCGCCGCCGTCCTGCGCGACCTCCGGCAGGCGTCCCAGCTCCAGCCCGACAACCTGACCGTGCGGCGCATGCTCTCGCAGCTCTTCCTGCGCCGCGGGCGCGTCAACGAGGCGATCGACGAGCTCGCCCAGGCCGTGCGCACGCGCCCGGACAACGACATGATCCGCTACGAGTACATCCGCATCCTGGGCGAGCACGGGCGCCCGGACCAGATGCTCGGGGCGATCCAGCAGGCGGTCACCGAGCGCGGCGACCAGGCCCCCCAGTGGTTCACCATGGCGGGCGACGCGATGCTCTCGTCGGGCGACAGCGCCCGGGCGATCCAGCTCTTCGAGCGCGCCCACGCGATCTCGCCCAACCCCTCCACGCTCGCGCGCCTGGTCGACGCGAACCTCGCGTCGCGCCCGCCTCGCGTGCAGCAGGCGGCGCAGGCGGTGACCGGGTTCTCCCCGTCCAACCCGCAGGAGCAGGTCTTCGCGATGCTGCTGCGAGGGCGCATCGAGGCGACAGCGGGCAACCAGCGCCCCGCGCTGCAGTACTTCGCGCAGGCGTGGCAGCAGACGGGCGAGTCTTCCGGGATGACCCGTCTGTGGTTCGAGCAGGCACGGCGCGCGTTCGGAGAGAACACGCGCGACATGCTCGCGTTCATCGACCAGCTTCCCCCCCAGACGGCGCAGGGCAACACGCCGGCTGCGATCGTCCAGATCGCGATGCTGCGCGCCGACGACCCTTCGCAGGCGACCTCGGCTCTGGAGTCGCTCGCCGGGCTCGATAGCCGGACCGACGATCCGTCGACGCTGATCGAACTCGCGCGCATCCGGGGGCAGATCTACTACGTCTCGGGGGACTACCCGGCCGCCGCCGAGGCGTACCGCTCCGGCCTGCGTTTCGTTCCCGACGACATCGAGCTGAACAACAACCTGGCGTACACGATCGCGAAGCACCTGAACCAGCCCCAGGGCGCGCTGCCCTACGCGACGAAGGCGTCGGAGCTGGCCCCGTTCAACGCGAACGTGCTCGACACGCTGGGCCTGATCTACATGCAGCTCGGGCGCAACGCGCAGGCCGACGCGACCTTCGCGCGTGCGCTCGACGCGGCGACGACGGATCTGGAGCGTGTCCCGATCCACGCGCACATCGCGATGGTCAAGCAGCGTCTGGGCGACACCGCCGCGGCGTCGCGCAACGCGCGCCTCGCCGTGCAGCTGGGCGAATCGACCCCCGGCGCCAGCCAGCTCTACCGAGAAGAGATCGCCGACGCACGGCGCATCGTCTCGGGAGGCCAGTGA
- a CDS encoding polysaccharide biosynthesis tyrosine autokinase encodes MSTSATQAPPMTPARPQQGPTSPPPSSAAFGATIDPIRLLKRYKLHLAASMMAGVILGVIAYFPLAMFFPRFTAHTIFEAKPPIEDAAQTGVSSAGAGGTAGVQELNLFMQTLVADMLGDALRAQLAVHPTLRNQTEFAKSFERGGSFDLVEATDTIKSRLRARVIPETAYIQMSFTAGNRTDAATIVNTAADIFQNRVITRSNERVEDTLQSITARRRSVQIERRNKEQQMQRLLGDNRMESLDMRLTDAATTVQSLSIQIAELRNSREMFGDRLKNYEDMRSSPEGIVYPDEIRSQVQMHPHIAAYNQQLAGMRATLRTMRERFGPNHYQIRQIENAIRGTEIERDAEEQRLLAELFNNAIESSRMTIASIDATLREADANRATALLRMQEVTRTQAEFETLKADAERLAGQEVDLSAQLDNVQALMQRQSVASRIQLVQRATAPDKPSFPRIIIIVPLVTFLVVGLVSGLIVLRELLEQRVRMPADVQMIPRARLLGVIADVGEDPSRPTSVDTAVRDRPEGVIAEQVRQLRASIAKARPQQQGGFAMLVVGAMPGSGASSVGAALAHSYAAMGERTLVIDANLRKPRLHQFLGLADAPGLSDVLSGEKTLDAALQRTTGDSALDFLAAGTRAARVFERLNSDRMSTLLAEARSKYDVIILDSAPMVVAGDAVILAGKADCSALIVRTYQESRGLIARVSSQLQDASAKHLGVVVNGVRASAGGYYRRNFRIAHQYSETASTKA; translated from the coding sequence ATGTCCACCAGCGCCACGCAAGCACCGCCGATGACGCCAGCGCGTCCCCAGCAGGGGCCGACGTCACCCCCGCCGTCGTCCGCCGCGTTCGGCGCGACGATCGACCCGATCCGCCTGCTGAAGCGCTACAAGCTCCACCTGGCGGCGTCGATGATGGCCGGCGTGATCCTGGGCGTGATCGCCTACTTCCCCCTCGCGATGTTTTTCCCGCGGTTTACCGCGCACACCATCTTCGAGGCCAAGCCCCCGATCGAGGACGCCGCGCAGACGGGCGTCAGCTCCGCCGGCGCCGGCGGAACAGCCGGCGTGCAGGAGCTGAACCTGTTCATGCAGACGCTGGTCGCCGACATGCTCGGCGACGCGCTGCGCGCCCAGCTCGCGGTCCACCCCACGCTTCGCAACCAGACCGAGTTCGCGAAGTCCTTCGAGCGGGGCGGGAGCTTCGACCTCGTCGAGGCCACCGACACGATCAAGAGCCGGCTGCGTGCGCGAGTCATCCCCGAGACCGCGTACATCCAGATGAGCTTCACGGCGGGGAACCGCACCGACGCGGCCACGATCGTCAACACAGCGGCCGATATCTTCCAGAACCGCGTGATCACGCGCAGCAACGAGCGCGTGGAGGACACACTCCAGTCGATCACCGCTCGCCGGCGCAGCGTGCAGATCGAACGGCGCAACAAGGAGCAGCAGATGCAGCGGCTCCTGGGCGATAACCGGATGGAGTCGCTCGACATGCGTCTTACCGACGCCGCGACCACCGTGCAGTCGCTCTCGATTCAGATCGCCGAGCTGCGCAACAGCCGCGAGATGTTCGGCGACCGCCTGAAGAACTACGAAGACATGCGATCGTCGCCCGAGGGCATCGTGTACCCCGACGAGATCCGCTCTCAGGTGCAGATGCACCCCCACATCGCCGCGTACAACCAGCAGCTCGCCGGCATGCGCGCCACCCTGCGGACCATGCGTGAGCGCTTCGGCCCGAACCACTACCAGATCCGCCAGATCGAGAACGCGATCCGCGGGACCGAGATCGAGCGAGACGCCGAGGAGCAGCGACTCCTCGCCGAGCTCTTCAACAACGCGATCGAGAGCTCCCGGATGACCATCGCGTCGATCGACGCGACGCTCCGCGAGGCGGACGCCAACCGCGCCACCGCGCTGCTGCGTATGCAGGAAGTCACCCGGACTCAGGCCGAGTTCGAGACGCTGAAAGCCGACGCCGAGCGTCTGGCCGGTCAGGAGGTCGACCTCAGCGCCCAGCTCGACAACGTCCAGGCGCTGATGCAGCGTCAGTCGGTTGCGTCTCGCATCCAGCTCGTGCAGCGCGCCACCGCGCCTGACAAGCCGTCGTTCCCCAGAATCATCATCATCGTCCCGCTCGTCACCTTCCTCGTCGTCGGCCTGGTCTCCGGCCTCATCGTCCTGCGCGAGCTGCTCGAGCAGCGCGTGCGCATGCCGGCCGACGTGCAGATGATCCCGCGCGCCCGCCTCCTGGGCGTCATCGCCGACGTGGGCGAGGACCCCTCGCGCCCGACCTCGGTCGACACCGCGGTGCGCGACAGGCCCGAGGGCGTCATCGCGGAGCAGGTCCGCCAGCTCAGGGCGTCCATCGCGAAGGCGAGGCCCCAGCAGCAGGGCGGTTTCGCGATGCTCGTCGTGGGCGCGATGCCCGGCTCCGGCGCGTCGAGCGTCGGCGCCGCCCTGGCGCACAGCTACGCGGCGATGGGCGAGCGCACCCTCGTCATCGACGCGAACCTGCGCAAGCCCCGCCTCCACCAGTTCCTCGGTCTCGCCGACGCGCCCGGGCTCAGCGACGTGCTGTCGGGCGAGAAGACGCTCGACGCGGCCCTGCAGCGCACGACCGGGGATTCCGCGCTGGATTTCCTCGCCGCCGGCACGCGCGCGGCCCGGGTCTTCGAGCGCCTCAACTCGGATCGCATGTCCACGCTCCTCGCCGAGGCGCGATCCAAGTACGACGTCATCATCCTCGACTCGGCCCCCATGGTCGTCGCGGGCGACGCCGTGATCCTCGCGGGCAAGGCCGACTGCTCGGCGCTCATCGTGCGCACGTATCAGGAGTCGCGCGGACTTATCGCGCGCGTTTCGTCCCAGCTCCAGGACGCTTCCGCCAAGCACCTCGGCGTCGTCGTCAACGGCGTGCGCGCGTCGGCCGGCGGCTACTACCGTCGCAATTTCCGCATCGCTCACCAGTACAGCGAGACCGCCTCTACCAAGGCGTGA